From one Phorcysia thermohydrogeniphila genomic stretch:
- the lpxD gene encoding UDP-3-O-(3-hydroxymyristoyl)glucosamine N-acyltransferase, producing MKLKELAERLGCRLVGDPDIEISGVSEIQNARSGDLTFLTNPKYRKFLKTTKASAVLLEKEIPDLKISQLVCSEPYVAFAKALNLFYPEKLPEPGISEKASVSPTAEIAEDCYIGDFAFIGQNVKIGKGVKIFPGVYIGDNCEIGDHTVIFPNVTIYSGTRIGRFVRIHSGTVIGSDGFGYAFSKEEKKIYKVPQTGGVVIEDFVEIGANTTIDRGTIGDTVIGEGTKIDNLVQVGHNVKIGKYCFIVSQVGISGSTRIGDFVTLAGKVGVAGHIEIASNVTVAAKSGITKSIKEPGTYAGFPVRPYREWRKIQALIDRLPEIYEKIRKVLKG from the coding sequence ATGAAGCTGAAAGAACTTGCAGAAAGACTTGGCTGTAGGTTGGTAGGTGACCCAGACATTGAAATTTCGGGTGTATCCGAGATTCAGAACGCTCGCAGTGGGGACCTTACATTTCTCACAAACCCGAAGTACAGGAAGTTTCTGAAAACTACTAAGGCTTCCGCAGTCCTTTTAGAGAAAGAGATACCGGACCTAAAGATTTCTCAGCTTGTATGTTCTGAGCCTTACGTTGCTTTCGCGAAAGCTCTGAATCTCTTTTACCCTGAAAAGCTTCCTGAGCCGGGAATTTCTGAAAAGGCTTCAGTTTCACCAACGGCGGAAATAGCTGAGGATTGCTACATAGGCGATTTTGCATTCATAGGCCAAAACGTGAAGATAGGAAAGGGTGTAAAGATTTTTCCCGGCGTTTATATCGGCGATAACTGCGAAATAGGAGACCACACGGTCATCTTTCCCAACGTAACCATATATAGCGGAACGAGGATAGGGAGGTTTGTTCGTATCCACTCAGGAACGGTGATAGGTTCTGATGGTTTTGGTTACGCCTTTAGTAAGGAAGAGAAGAAAATATACAAAGTTCCCCAAACTGGTGGCGTTGTAATAGAGGATTTCGTAGAAATAGGTGCGAACACTACCATAGACAGGGGGACGATAGGGGATACTGTAATAGGAGAGGGAACCAAGATAGACAACTTGGTGCAGGTAGGGCATAACGTAAAAATAGGGAAGTACTGTTTTATCGTTTCTCAGGTGGGTATTTCCGGAAGTACGAGGATAGGCGATTTCGTGACCCTTGCAGGTAAGGTAGGTGTTGCTGGCCACATAGAGATTGCGAGCAACGTTACGGTGGCAGCAAAGTCGGGTATTACGAAGAGCATTAAGGAGCCGGGAACTTACGCTGGCTTTCCAGTAAGACCTTACAGGGAGTGGAGGAAGATTCAGGCGCTCATTGATAGGCTTCCTGAGATTTACGAGAAGATAAGGAAGGTCCTTAAGGGGTAA
- a CDS encoding OmpH family outer membrane protein, translating to MKRTLVLLTVLSLLTGSSAFAAKNEVSQKEQGFAVYYVDIQKVLNESNKGKQARSILESKVAQANEKIKQMEEEIKKLKEELKNPVLSKQAKAEKENQLQQKIRDLQRFKQDTQLEIMNLEKKYTMEILKEIDKLIKEYRKKNGIPMIVELRTAGIIAADPKYDLTDKIIKLYNEQSGQ from the coding sequence ATGAAGAGAACACTTGTTCTACTCACTGTACTTTCCTTGCTGACGGGTAGCAGCGCGTTTGCTGCGAAGAATGAAGTTTCTCAGAAAGAGCAGGGATTTGCAGTTTACTACGTTGATATTCAGAAAGTTCTTAACGAGTCAAACAAAGGGAAGCAGGCAAGGTCTATCTTAGAGTCAAAGGTTGCACAGGCAAATGAGAAGATAAAGCAGATGGAGGAGGAGATAAAGAAACTGAAAGAGGAACTTAAGAATCCAGTCCTCAGCAAGCAGGCAAAGGCTGAAAAGGAGAATCAGCTCCAACAGAAAATTCGTGACCTTCAGAGGTTCAAACAGGACACTCAACTTGAAATAATGAACTTAGAGAAGAAGTACACGATGGAAATTCTGAAAGAAATTGATAAGCTCATTAAAGAATACAGGAAGAAAAACGGGATTCCTATGATAGTTGAACTTAGAACTGCTGGCATAATCGCTGCAGACCCTAAGTACGACCTTACCGATAAGATAATAAAACTCTACAACGAGCAGTCGGGACAATGA
- the bamA gene encoding outer membrane protein assembly factor BamA, producing MRRLFVLIVVLFVSLLSPFSRAEDKQLVEKVEIIGNETVPDSTILFYISEKPGEVYSPKKVAKDIKTLFKLGYFENISVDVKEGKKGVILRYFVKEKPIITDIVFKGNKNISASKLKEELGLVDENGEEKELREPLSYKFLDDLARKIEAVYEKKGFPGTRVFYTIDRTSPTKAVATFVIEEGHKANVCTIEIRGNKAIDSGDIKDVLETKEKSLLHLRFTAPLSAANLEEDVEKIKELYHSRGYLDVEVGEPEVVKEKDDCYKVIYTIKSEGEPYRFGKIVFKGNTLFSSKELLKLFKKVRPGKTFNQELVEKLSNRIVKKYGELGFIFAVAVPEVKIHPESHTADVIFHIHEGERAYVRFINITGNVATRDRTIRRELDLYETGVFNTVRLERSVRRLFNTGYFENVDVKPKIVEGNKVDVNVNVEERLTGMFSVGAGYSSVSKLVAMVSLSKGNLFGTGDSGSLSLQAGARVFYFDLNYNHRWWLDKPQTLSLGLYNRYTEYFTYTSKRTGFSSMVSRRIWEDWKIGLGYLIERDKITDISDDAPDIIKDEEGVTKVGMATAFVSRDLRDNRFLPHKGDYFRITTQLASDFLGGDEDFYKVIGEYAYYFNLNELPTSFELPFVASFHAKVGYASAFGGTTRLPIDYRFYVGGDTTVRGFQWGEAGPQDEEGDPEGANRELIFNFEVGYDVTKILRLIAFVDVGGGWWDKYDLGDMRKSAGIGLRVLTPMGPIRLDLGWKLDKRAGESSSEWHFGMGSYF from the coding sequence TTGAGAAGACTGTTTGTGTTAATTGTTGTCCTCTTTGTTAGTTTGCTTTCACCCTTTTCCCGTGCAGAGGACAAGCAGTTAGTAGAGAAGGTTGAAATAATAGGGAATGAGACAGTTCCGGACAGTACCATTCTCTTTTACATATCGGAAAAGCCGGGAGAGGTTTACTCTCCTAAGAAAGTTGCGAAGGATATAAAGACACTGTTTAAACTCGGTTACTTTGAAAACATCTCGGTTGACGTTAAAGAGGGGAAGAAAGGGGTTATCCTCAGGTATTTTGTAAAAGAAAAGCCGATAATAACCGACATTGTCTTTAAAGGAAATAAGAACATTTCTGCAAGCAAACTGAAAGAAGAGCTTGGCCTTGTGGACGAAAACGGGGAGGAGAAGGAGTTAAGGGAACCTCTAAGCTACAAGTTCCTTGATGACTTGGCCCGAAAAATAGAGGCAGTTTACGAGAAGAAAGGGTTCCCCGGAACTCGCGTTTTCTATACCATAGATAGAACTTCACCTACAAAGGCGGTTGCCACTTTCGTAATAGAGGAAGGACATAAGGCAAACGTCTGTACCATTGAGATAAGAGGAAATAAGGCAATTGATTCTGGGGACATAAAAGACGTCCTTGAAACTAAGGAGAAATCATTACTTCACCTTAGGTTTACTGCTCCCCTTTCTGCCGCTAACTTGGAGGAGGACGTTGAGAAGATAAAGGAGCTCTACCACAGCAGAGGTTACCTTGATGTAGAGGTTGGAGAGCCAGAAGTAGTTAAGGAGAAAGACGACTGCTATAAGGTCATTTACACGATAAAGAGCGAGGGTGAACCCTACAGGTTTGGAAAGATAGTCTTTAAAGGAAATACCCTCTTTTCTTCTAAGGAGCTCCTAAAACTCTTTAAGAAGGTTCGTCCCGGTAAGACCTTTAACCAAGAGCTCGTTGAGAAGCTCTCTAACCGCATAGTTAAAAAGTACGGCGAGCTTGGCTTTATCTTTGCCGTTGCCGTTCCGGAAGTCAAGATTCATCCAGAAAGCCACACCGCAGATGTAATTTTCCACATTCACGAGGGAGAGAGAGCCTACGTTCGTTTCATAAACATAACGGGTAACGTTGCTACGAGGGATAGAACTATTAGGAGAGAGTTAGACCTTTACGAAACCGGCGTGTTTAACACCGTTAGACTTGAAAGGTCTGTAAGGAGACTGTTTAACACGGGATACTTTGAAAACGTTGACGTTAAACCAAAAATCGTTGAAGGCAACAAGGTTGACGTGAACGTCAACGTTGAAGAAAGGCTTACCGGTATGTTCTCCGTTGGTGCCGGTTACAGCTCCGTTTCAAAGCTCGTTGCGATGGTTAGCCTTTCAAAGGGTAACCTCTTTGGAACTGGAGATTCCGGTTCGCTCTCCCTGCAGGCAGGAGCAAGGGTCTTTTACTTTGACCTTAACTACAACCACAGGTGGTGGCTTGATAAACCTCAGACCCTCTCTTTGGGACTCTACAACAGGTACACAGAGTACTTCACCTACACGAGTAAGAGGACAGGATTCTCCTCCATGGTTTCCCGTAGGATATGGGAAGACTGGAAAATTGGTTTAGGTTACTTGATAGAGAGGGACAAGATTACGGACATTAGCGACGATGCGCCGGACATTATCAAGGATGAGGAGGGAGTGACAAAAGTAGGAATGGCAACGGCCTTTGTTTCAAGGGATTTGAGGGATAACAGGTTTCTTCCCCATAAAGGAGATTACTTCAGGATTACAACACAATTGGCGTCAGACTTCCTTGGGGGGGACGAGGACTTCTATAAAGTTATTGGTGAGTATGCCTACTACTTTAACTTAAACGAGCTCCCAACGAGTTTTGAGCTTCCCTTCGTAGCCTCGTTCCACGCTAAGGTTGGCTATGCTTCCGCCTTTGGTGGTACTACCAGACTTCCTATTGACTACAGGTTTTACGTTGGTGGAGATACTACCGTAAGGGGATTCCAGTGGGGTGAAGCAGGACCACAGGATGAAGAAGGAGACCCAGAAGGAGCAAACAGGGAGCTTATTTTTAACTTTGAAGTTGGATATGATGTAACGAAGATACTCAGGCTCATAGCCTTTGTAGATGTTGGTGGAGGCTGGTGGGATAAATATGACCTTGGGGATATGAGGAAGTCTGCAGGTATTGGCTTAAGGGTTCTAACCCCTATGGGGCCGATAAGGCTTGACCTTGGATGGAAGCTTGACAAGAGGGCTGGAGAGAGCTCCTCTGAGTGGCACTTTGGAATGGGAAGCTACTTCTAA
- a CDS encoding sensor histidine kinase, whose amino-acid sequence METVLIAVSLFLLTLTLVFAYIAFDERRKRERALLSIRQIKHKKTDQKPDSTKLLSRALNLLREGIVVMDPYGRIIFTNRFARELLDISPEDMGKFFYQAIKNFDIVSMINESFSEEYKAWKEKKIKDKYVQMIFASDMDEKVLLLMDLTPMKKYENLKKDFIANVSHELKTPLAAMKLSLETLEEECKSNPSAGKFLKKAMERVRYMNQLIEDLITLSMLESVNFQMRPVEIKLLPFTKKIVSDLSEFAEKKGVIINLDIPENAVLSVDEKMLHAILKNLIDNAIKYNRENGTVTVSYRELKNEVEISVCDTGIGIPRSHIPFIFERFYRVDRSRSRKLGGTGLGLSIVKLAVEKLNGEVEVESEEGKGTCFRIYLPKR is encoded by the coding sequence TTGGAGACAGTACTTATTGCTGTTTCTCTCTTCCTGCTTACGCTTACTCTCGTTTTTGCCTACATAGCCTTTGATGAGAGGAGGAAGAGGGAGAGGGCCCTCCTCTCCATACGCCAAATTAAGCACAAAAAAACCGACCAGAAGCCCGACAGTACTAAACTCCTTTCAAGGGCTCTTAACCTTCTCAGGGAAGGAATCGTCGTTATGGACCCCTACGGGAGGATTATTTTTACGAACCGCTTTGCGAGGGAGCTCCTTGACATAAGCCCCGAAGACATGGGCAAGTTTTTCTATCAGGCCATAAAGAACTTTGACATCGTTTCTATGATAAACGAGAGCTTTAGCGAGGAGTATAAAGCTTGGAAGGAGAAGAAGATAAAAGACAAGTATGTCCAAATGATTTTTGCTTCCGATATGGACGAAAAAGTACTCCTTCTTATGGATTTAACTCCAATGAAGAAGTACGAGAACCTAAAAAAAGACTTTATAGCAAACGTTTCTCACGAGCTTAAAACTCCCTTGGCAGCGATGAAGCTTTCCTTAGAGACCCTTGAGGAAGAGTGCAAGAGTAACCCTTCTGCCGGTAAGTTCCTCAAAAAGGCCATGGAGAGGGTAAGGTACATGAACCAGCTTATAGAAGACCTCATAACCCTCTCCATGCTTGAAAGCGTTAACTTTCAGATGAGGCCGGTGGAAATAAAGCTCCTGCCGTTTACAAAGAAAATCGTTTCTGACCTTTCAGAGTTTGCCGAGAAGAAAGGGGTAATCATTAACTTGGATATTCCGGAAAACGCCGTGCTTTCTGTTGACGAGAAAATGCTTCACGCCATCCTGAAGAACCTCATAGACAACGCCATTAAGTACAACAGGGAAAACGGAACCGTTACCGTGTCCTACAGGGAACTTAAAAACGAGGTAGAAATTTCTGTCTGCGATACAGGCATAGGTATCCCAAGGTCGCACATCCCCTTTATCTTTGAACGTTTCTATAGGGTTGACCGCTCAAGGTCAAGGAAACTGGGAGGAACAGGTCTGGGACTTTCTATTGTGAAATTAGCCGTTGAGAAGTTGAACGGTGAAGTTGAAGTAGAGAGTGAAGAGGGAAAAGGTACTTGTTTCAGGATATACCTGCCGAAAAGGTAA
- the serS gene encoding serine--tRNA ligase, producing the protein MIDIKLVRKEPEKVKELLSRRDKSYAAKVDELLAVDSERRALITEVEELKSKRNKYSKEIGKLFKEGKREEGLKLKEEVEKISERIVSLEKELAEVEKRFEELILSIPNLPHPSVPVGEDEEDNVVVRYWGEKPEFSFEPLPHWDIAKELDILDFERAAKLSGSRFVIYKKWGAKLERALINFMLDLHTGEHGYEEIIPPFLVNTKTMTGTGQLPKFEEDLYKIKDEDLWLIPTAEVPLTNIHAGEILPEKELPKYYTAYTPCFRKEAGSHGKDVRGIMRLHQFNKVELVKIVHPDTSYEELEKLVREAEKVLQLLGLHYRVVELCTGDLGFSAAKTYDIEVWIPSQNRYREISSCSNCEDFQARRAKIRFRDRDGKVRLVHTLNGSGLAVGRTVIALLEQYQQEDGSVVIPEVLRDYLKTDRITPE; encoded by the coding sequence GTGATTGACATAAAGCTTGTGAGGAAAGAGCCTGAGAAAGTAAAGGAACTTCTTTCCCGAAGGGATAAATCCTACGCTGCAAAGGTTGATGAGCTCCTTGCCGTTGATAGCGAGAGGAGAGCTCTCATAACAGAGGTTGAAGAGTTAAAGTCTAAGAGAAACAAGTACTCAAAGGAGATAGGAAAGCTATTTAAGGAAGGAAAGAGGGAAGAAGGGCTTAAGCTAAAAGAGGAAGTGGAAAAGATTTCTGAGAGAATTGTCTCCTTAGAGAAGGAGCTTGCGGAGGTTGAGAAGAGGTTTGAAGAACTTATCCTTTCCATTCCAAACTTACCCCACCCTTCAGTGCCAGTGGGGGAGGATGAGGAGGACAACGTAGTAGTTAGGTACTGGGGAGAGAAACCTGAGTTCTCTTTTGAACCGCTTCCCCACTGGGATATTGCTAAAGAGCTTGACATCCTTGACTTTGAGAGGGCAGCAAAGCTTTCTGGTTCTCGGTTCGTCATCTATAAGAAGTGGGGAGCGAAACTGGAAAGAGCTCTCATAAACTTCATGCTTGACCTTCACACGGGAGAACACGGTTACGAGGAGATAATACCTCCTTTCCTTGTAAACACAAAAACTATGACAGGAACGGGACAACTCCCCAAATTTGAGGAAGATCTTTACAAGATAAAGGATGAGGACCTATGGCTCATCCCTACTGCAGAAGTTCCCCTTACGAACATCCACGCTGGAGAAATCTTGCCTGAGAAGGAGCTCCCCAAATACTACACCGCCTACACCCCCTGTTTTAGGAAGGAGGCCGGCTCTCACGGTAAGGACGTTAGGGGGATTATGAGACTCCACCAGTTCAATAAAGTTGAGCTTGTAAAAATTGTTCATCCTGATACTTCCTACGAGGAGCTTGAAAAACTTGTAAGAGAGGCAGAGAAAGTCCTCCAGCTTCTTGGGCTCCACTATAGGGTTGTAGAGCTCTGCACAGGGGACCTTGGCTTTTCTGCAGCCAAGACCTACGACATAGAGGTCTGGATTCCCTCCCAGAATAGGTACAGAGAGATTTCTTCCTGCTCCAACTGTGAGGACTTTCAGGCAAGAAGAGCAAAAATCAGGTTTAGGGATAGGGACGGCAAAGTAAGGCTCGTCCATACCCTCAACGGTTCTGGCCTTGCAGTTGGTAGAACTGTAATTGCTCTCTTAGAGCAGTATCAGCAGGAAGACGGCTCAGTCGTTATTCCTGAGGTTTTAAGGGATTACCTGAAAACAGACCGAATTACGCCGGAGTAA
- the gyrA gene encoding DNA gyrase subunit A: MERIITVPIEDEMKQSYLDYAMSVIVGRALPDVRDGLKPVHRRILYSMYQLGLYPDKPYKKSARIVGETLGKFHPHGDTAVYDALVRMAQDFSMRYPLIDGQGNFGSVDGDSAAAMRYTEARLSKIAVELLRDIEKDTVDFKPNFDESLLEPEVLPARFPNLLVNGASGIAVGMATNIPPHNLKEVCEAVKFLVDNENATTKELLSFIKGPDFPTGAEIINPEGLLKIYETGRGTVTIRAKHKIEEVGRRTAIVITELPYMVNKADLIKKIADLVKEKKIDGIADIRDESDREGIRVVIELKRDATPEVVLNKLYKFTPLQTNFSFNMIALVNGEPKLLNLKRYLQEFIEFRREVILRRTSYDLRRAEDRLHVLEGLRVALENVDRVVEIVKKAESPQAAQEKLQKTFGLSERQSKAILDMKLQRLTGLEREKIEEEYESLKKDVEYYRFVLESKEEQKRLIKQDMDEIIEKFGDERRTAIVSKESEIDIESMIEEEEVVIFLTHKGFIARTSASSYRTQGRSGTGVFGIRTREGDFVKDVITASSKDYLLVFTNAGKVYWLKAYEIPKAEKATRGQSIRNFLPGMSGNEVVSRIIPVKDFSLESDIFFVTRRGYVKRTPLKEFSNPRSTGIAAISLEPGDRLIYVGLVGEKDNVLLISSGGRAIRFHVQDVRQMGRSARGVRGMLLDEDDRVVAATAIQPEDVYLLIVMEKGYGKRVMLSEFPLQRRGGKGLIAAKLSERTGKIADATTLKDGEPVILVSRQGKIIRVNSGDIPVYGRHTRGVRIQRLAEDDSVVSVSKVQESE; the protein is encoded by the coding sequence GTGGAAAGAATTATTACCGTTCCGATAGAAGACGAAATGAAACAGTCTTACCTTGACTACGCAATGAGCGTAATTGTTGGTAGAGCTCTCCCCGACGTTCGCGACGGTCTAAAGCCTGTCCATAGGAGAATCCTCTACTCAATGTATCAACTTGGACTTTATCCTGATAAGCCTTACAAAAAGAGCGCAAGAATCGTTGGAGAAACCCTTGGTAAGTTCCATCCTCACGGAGATACAGCCGTTTACGATGCTTTGGTAAGGATGGCTCAGGACTTTTCAATGAGGTATCCCCTTATAGATGGTCAAGGAAACTTTGGTTCTGTTGATGGCGACTCAGCGGCAGCAATGCGCTACACTGAAGCAAGGCTTTCAAAGATTGCCGTTGAGCTCCTTAGGGACATAGAGAAGGACACTGTTGACTTTAAGCCAAACTTTGATGAAAGCCTCTTAGAGCCAGAAGTTCTTCCTGCCCGTTTTCCCAACCTCTTAGTAAACGGGGCGTCCGGTATCGCCGTTGGAATGGCGACAAACATTCCTCCTCACAACTTAAAGGAAGTTTGCGAGGCTGTAAAGTTCTTGGTTGACAACGAGAACGCTACAACAAAGGAGCTCCTCTCCTTTATAAAAGGTCCCGATTTCCCTACGGGTGCTGAAATTATTAATCCTGAAGGACTCTTAAAGATTTACGAGACGGGAAGGGGAACGGTAACCATAAGAGCAAAGCACAAAATTGAGGAAGTTGGCAGGAGAACAGCAATTGTTATTACGGAACTTCCCTACATGGTAAACAAGGCTGACCTAATAAAGAAAATTGCAGACCTTGTGAAGGAGAAGAAGATAGACGGTATTGCCGACATAAGGGATGAGTCTGACAGGGAAGGAATAAGGGTCGTTATAGAGCTAAAGAGGGATGCAACGCCGGAAGTTGTTCTCAACAAGCTCTACAAGTTCACTCCCTTACAGACAAACTTTAGCTTCAACATGATAGCTCTCGTAAATGGAGAGCCGAAACTGTTAAACCTTAAGAGGTACCTTCAAGAGTTTATTGAATTTAGAAGGGAGGTTATCCTAAGGAGAACTTCCTATGACTTAAGACGAGCTGAAGACCGTCTCCACGTCCTTGAGGGTTTGAGGGTGGCCCTTGAAAACGTTGACAGGGTGGTTGAGATAGTTAAGAAAGCAGAAAGCCCTCAAGCAGCGCAAGAAAAGCTCCAAAAAACGTTTGGCCTCTCAGAGAGACAGAGTAAAGCAATCCTTGATATGAAACTACAAAGGCTTACAGGCTTAGAGAGGGAGAAGATAGAGGAGGAATACGAGTCCCTTAAAAAGGACGTTGAATACTACAGGTTTGTTCTTGAGAGCAAGGAGGAGCAGAAGAGGCTCATTAAGCAGGATATGGACGAGATAATTGAGAAGTTCGGGGATGAAAGGAGAACTGCCATCGTCTCAAAAGAATCAGAGATAGACATAGAGTCAATGATAGAAGAGGAAGAGGTAGTTATCTTCCTTACACACAAAGGTTTTATCGCGAGGACTTCAGCAAGCAGTTACAGGACTCAAGGAAGGAGCGGAACGGGCGTCTTTGGTATCAGGACGAGGGAGGGAGACTTCGTAAAAGACGTAATAACAGCCTCCTCAAAGGACTACCTCTTGGTATTTACAAATGCTGGTAAAGTTTACTGGCTAAAGGCCTATGAGATACCGAAGGCTGAGAAAGCAACTCGTGGGCAGTCCATAAGGAATTTCCTTCCCGGAATGTCAGGTAATGAAGTAGTTTCAAGGATTATCCCTGTAAAGGATTTCTCTCTTGAATCCGACATCTTCTTTGTAACGAGGAGGGGTTACGTAAAGAGGACTCCCCTTAAAGAGTTCTCCAATCCACGCTCAACCGGAATAGCTGCCATTTCCTTGGAGCCGGGGGATAGGCTTATATACGTTGGCCTTGTTGGTGAGAAGGATAACGTTCTCCTCATTTCCAGCGGCGGAAGAGCTATAAGGTTCCACGTTCAGGACGTAAGACAGATGGGAAGGAGCGCCCGCGGAGTTAGGGGCATGCTCCTTGATGAGGACGATAGAGTTGTTGCGGCAACGGCAATTCAGCCGGAAGACGTTTACCTCCTCATCGTTATGGAAAAAGGTTACGGCAAAAGGGTTATGCTCTCAGAGTTTCCCCTTCAGAGGAGAGGCGGTAAAGGTCTCATAGCCGCAAAGCTCTCTGAGAGGACAGGAAAGATAGCTGACGCTACTACGCTTAAAGACGGCGAGCCGGTTATCTTAGTTTCCCGTCAAGGTAAAATAATACGGGTAAACAGCGGGGATATCCCTGTTTACGGTAGACACACAAGGGGAGTGAGGATTCAGAGGTTAGCAGAAGACGACTCTGTAGTTTCTGTTTCTAAAGTTCAAGAGTCAGAATAA
- a CDS encoding transglycosylase domain-containing protein, with product MKLVARFLFFFFLWTLSVMASPAYKEKLLPDFASVVYDRNGKIIGFFYKGQFRLYASYKEFPEALVDAVITAEDERFFEHKGIDPLGILRAAVTDLAKGKIVQGGSTITQQLAKLIYLSPKRTIERKLKELALARKLEEELTKEEILELYLNYVYLSNGAYGVKAAAWVLFGKSSLRELTTAQCALLAGIIRGPEYYNPFKHPERALKRRNFILRKMLRNGYITREEYEKAIREPLTPLKRPNRPRVAGYELDLVKFEIARKGIVPYDSIYTAGYRIKTTIDERAQRFAQKVLTRYAKRYAEEHELDDLQCAGMAINTKGEVLFVVGGTDYRESKLNRAFQTLRPIGSTAKPFTYLTAFQNGWSPLDFISNEQIEMPTGQIDEETGEEIIWRPENYSKRFTPFIQVRKALMKSVNVATIHLAMNFPQKIRKNLIKFELIKRSDPFDLSYVLGSFSSNLYRIVRAYSAIQGDGVLKEPFVISWVKDRHGRTIYRGSPTLKIVSDSQSIELLRSILQDVVKEGTARSISYLTNWFDVAGKTGTTNEYRDTYFTGFTTSFVMSIWFGRDSYKTMWERATGGGVAAPPWGVIARKLCKLYGCGQFEPSYDEIVKNYPLPIHFPEREMEELYYDELINSLREDEEGIVTISPEKTLGG from the coding sequence ATGAAATTGGTAGCAAGGTTTTTATTCTTTTTCTTTCTTTGGACTTTGAGCGTTATGGCTTCACCGGCCTACAAAGAAAAGCTGTTGCCAGACTTTGCTTCCGTTGTTTACGACAGGAACGGAAAGATAATAGGCTTTTTCTACAAGGGTCAGTTTAGGCTCTACGCCTCTTACAAGGAGTTTCCAGAAGCTTTGGTAGATGCTGTTATAACTGCAGAGGATGAAAGGTTTTTTGAGCACAAGGGTATTGACCCTCTTGGTATCCTGAGGGCAGCTGTAACAGACTTAGCAAAAGGAAAAATCGTTCAGGGTGGAAGTACTATAACCCAACAGCTTGCAAAGCTCATTTACCTCTCTCCTAAGAGAACCATTGAGAGGAAGTTAAAAGAGCTTGCCCTTGCAAGGAAGTTAGAGGAGGAGCTAACGAAGGAAGAGATTTTGGAGCTCTACCTCAACTACGTTTACCTCTCAAATGGAGCCTACGGTGTAAAGGCTGCCGCGTGGGTTCTCTTCGGAAAGAGCTCCCTTAGAGAGCTCACCACCGCTCAGTGTGCCCTCCTTGCCGGAATCATAAGAGGGCCTGAGTACTACAACCCTTTCAAGCATCCAGAGAGAGCTCTTAAGAGGAGGAACTTTATCCTCCGTAAGATGCTAAGGAACGGCTACATAACAAGAGAAGAGTACGAGAAGGCGATACGTGAACCGTTAACCCCATTAAAGAGGCCGAACAGGCCAAGGGTTGCCGGCTACGAGCTTGACCTTGTAAAGTTTGAGATAGCAAGAAAAGGGATAGTTCCCTATGACTCCATCTATACAGCGGGTTACAGAATAAAGACAACCATTGATGAGAGGGCTCAACGGTTTGCTCAGAAAGTTCTTACTCGCTACGCCAAGAGATACGCTGAGGAACACGAGCTTGACGACCTTCAGTGTGCTGGAATGGCAATAAATACAAAAGGGGAAGTTCTCTTTGTAGTGGGGGGAACGGACTATAGAGAGAGTAAACTGAACAGGGCTTTTCAAACTTTAAGGCCGATAGGTTCAACGGCAAAACCCTTTACCTACCTAACTGCCTTTCAGAACGGCTGGTCTCCCCTTGACTTTATCTCAAACGAGCAGATAGAGATGCCAACTGGACAGATTGATGAAGAAACGGGAGAGGAGATAATCTGGAGGCCAGAGAACTACAGCAAGCGTTTCACCCCCTTCATTCAGGTAAGGAAAGCCCTCATGAAGTCCGTTAACGTAGCCACCATTCACCTTGCCATGAACTTTCCCCAAAAGATTAGGAAGAACCTTATTAAGTTTGAACTCATAAAAAGGAGCGACCCTTTTGACCTTTCCTACGTTCTTGGGAGTTTCTCTTCAAACCTCTACCGTATAGTAAGGGCTTACTCTGCTATTCAAGGGGATGGAGTGCTAAAAGAACCTTTTGTTATCTCTTGGGTGAAGGATAGACACGGTAGAACTATCTATCGGGGTTCTCCGACGTTAAAAATCGTTTCCGATTCCCAGTCTATAGAGCTCCTTCGCTCAATCCTTCAGGACGTAGTGAAGGAGGGAACGGCAAGGAGTATTTCCTACCTAACAAACTGGTTTGACGTTGCAGGTAAAACGGGAACAACAAACGAGTACAGGGATACCTACTTTACAGGCTTTACAACCTCATTTGTAATGAGCATTTGGTTTGGAAGGGACAGCTATAAAACGATGTGGGAAAGGGCTACCGGTGGAGGTGTAGCAGCGCCTCCTTGGGGAGTGATAGCAAGGAAGCTCTGTAAGCTCTACGGTTGTGGTCAATTTGAGCCAAGTTACGATGAGATAGTGAAAAACTATCCTCTCCCTATTCACTTCCCTGAAAGGGAGATGGAGGAGCTCTACTACGATGAACTTATAAACTCTTTAAGGGAAGATGAAGAAGGTATTGTTACAATTTCCCCTGAAAAAACCTTGGGAGGTTAA